One genomic region from Clostridium saccharobutylicum DSM 13864 encodes:
- the tkt gene encoding transketolase, with protein sequence MSRELDKLSINAIRVLSADAIEKSKSGHPGLPLGAATMAFTLWTKMNHNGRNPHWDNRDKFILSAGHGSMLEYSLLHLFGYGVTVDDIKNFRQVGSLTPGHPEYGHTEGVEITTGPLGQGICNAVGMAIAEAHLANKFNKENYKIVDHYTYSIVGDGCLMEGISGEASSLAGTLGLGKLVVLYDSNNISIEGSTDIAFREDVAKRYEAYGWQVLKVEDGNDIDAISNAIDTAKMETSKPSIIIVKNQIGFGCPAKQGKASAHGEPLGAENVKELKENLNWKAEPAFYVPSEVYSNMNKYIENGICKEEKWNQLFKEYKESYPQLAEEYTNWFSGKVDREALESEEFWKFDKAMATRQSSGEIINRLAEIVPNLIGGSADLAPSNKTHMNTRGDFSAEDRSGSNLHFGVREHAMAAITNGICAHGGLVPYCSTFFVFSDYMKGAMRLSALMKLPVTYVLTHDSIGVGEDGPTHQPIEQLAALRSLPNMTVFRPADSKETAAAWYYALTNGNSPTSLVLTRQSLPLYDESGKQALKGGYILKDSKKETPDVILMASGSEVELIYKAADELANKGIDARVVSVPSFELFDAQDESYKESVMPKCVRARIAVEAASSFGWHKYVGLDGEIISIDTFGASGKAEILFEQFGFTVENVVGKAIKVVTNIKINN encoded by the coding sequence ATGAGTAGAGAATTAGATAAATTATCTATTAATGCGATTAGGGTGCTTTCAGCAGATGCTATTGAAAAATCAAAGTCTGGTCATCCAGGATTACCACTTGGAGCAGCAACTATGGCTTTTACATTATGGACTAAAATGAATCATAATGGAAGAAACCCACATTGGGACAATAGAGATAAATTTATATTATCAGCTGGACATGGTTCAATGTTAGAGTATTCGTTATTACATTTATTTGGTTATGGAGTAACAGTTGATGATATTAAGAATTTTAGACAAGTGGGAAGTTTAACACCAGGTCATCCAGAATATGGACATACTGAAGGTGTTGAAATAACAACAGGACCACTTGGACAAGGAATATGTAATGCAGTAGGTATGGCTATAGCGGAAGCTCATCTTGCAAATAAATTTAATAAGGAAAATTATAAGATTGTTGATCACTATACATATTCTATAGTGGGTGATGGATGTCTTATGGAAGGAATTTCAGGAGAAGCTTCATCATTAGCAGGAACTTTAGGACTTGGAAAATTAGTTGTATTATATGATTCAAATAATATTTCAATTGAAGGAAGTACAGATATAGCTTTTAGAGAAGATGTGGCTAAGAGATATGAAGCTTATGGATGGCAAGTATTAAAGGTAGAAGATGGTAATGATATAGATGCAATATCTAATGCTATTGATACAGCTAAAATGGAAACTTCAAAACCATCAATTATAATTGTTAAAAATCAAATTGGGTTTGGCTGTCCAGCTAAGCAAGGAAAAGCATCAGCTCATGGGGAACCATTAGGAGCTGAAAATGTAAAAGAATTGAAGGAAAATTTAAATTGGAAAGCTGAACCAGCGTTCTATGTACCATCTGAAGTTTATAGTAATATGAATAAATATATTGAAAATGGTATTTGCAAAGAAGAAAAATGGAATCAATTATTTAAAGAATATAAAGAGTCTTATCCACAATTAGCAGAAGAATATACTAATTGGTTTAGTGGAAAAGTAGATAGAGAAGCACTAGAAAGTGAAGAGTTCTGGAAGTTTGATAAAGCAATGGCTACAAGACAGTCATCAGGAGAAATAATTAACAGATTAGCTGAAATAGTACCTAATTTAATAGGGGGATCAGCTGACTTAGCTCCTTCTAATAAAACTCATATGAATACACGCGGCGATTTTTCAGCAGAAGATAGAAGCGGATCTAATCTTCATTTTGGTGTTAGAGAACATGCTATGGCAGCAATAACAAATGGAATATGTGCTCATGGTGGACTTGTACCATATTGCTCAACATTCTTTGTATTCAGTGATTATATGAAGGGTGCCATGAGATTATCAGCATTAATGAAATTACCAGTAACTTATGTATTAACTCATGATAGCATAGGTGTAGGAGAAGATGGACCAACTCATCAGCCTATTGAACAATTAGCAGCATTAAGAAGTTTACCTAATATGACTGTATTTAGACCAGCGGATTCAAAGGAAACTGCAGCAGCATGGTATTATGCGCTTACTAATGGAAATTCTCCAACTTCATTGGTATTAACAAGACAAAGTTTACCGTTATATGATGAGAGTGGTAAACAAGCTTTAAAGGGTGGATATATTCTTAAAGATTCTAAAAAAGAAACACCAGATGTAATTCTTATGGCATCAGGTTCAGAAGTTGAATTAATATATAAGGCTGCAGATGAATTAGCTAATAAAGGAATAGATGCAAGAGTTGTAAGTGTTCCAAGTTTTGAATTATTTGATGCACAAGATGAAAGCTATAAAGAAAGTGTTATGCCAAAATGCGTAAGAGCAAGAATTGCAGTGGAAGCTGCAAGTTCATTTGGATGGCATAAATATGTTGGACTTGATGGTGAAATTATATCAATTGATACTTTTGGCGCATCAGGAAAAGCAGAAATTTTATTTGAGCAATTTGGATTTACTGTAGAAAATGTTGTTGGAAAAGCAATAAAAGTAGTAACTAATATAAAGATTAATAATTAA
- a CDS encoding TM1266 family iron-only hydrogenase system putative regulator codes for METRIALIGIIVEDMNSTDKINGILHEYSEYMVGRMGIPYREKSVAIISIVIDATNDVISSLSGKLGMIKGINVKTVYSKTGK; via the coding sequence ATGGAAACAAGAATTGCACTGATTGGAATTATAGTTGAAGATATGAACTCAACAGATAAAATTAATGGTATTTTACATGAATATTCCGAGTATATGGTTGGAAGAATGGGTATACCTTATAGGGAGAAAAGTGTAGCAATAATTAGTATTGTTATAGATGCTACTAATGATGTAATAAGCTCATTATCTGGAAAGTTAGGCATGATAAAAGGTATAAATGTTAAAACAGTATATTCTAAAACAGGAAAGTAA
- a CDS encoding sugar porter family MFS transporter has translation MNKKISPALIYFFGAFGGFMFGYDIGIINGALPGIKTTWNINPWLEGLITSGLFAGAMVGASLMATLADCFGRRKMIMWSAIVFAIGALGSGISGSTSFLIVSRIILGVAVGGASALVPMYMGEISPAETRGKLSGLNQLMITVGMLIAYGVNYAFVHVFEGWRWMLGGAIVPAMVLLFGAFLLPESPRFLVRIGKNELARQVLKTLRSSEEAESEYKSIINSSHSDSGTFKDLFGKRALPAVVAGCGLTLLQQIQGANTIFYYSSQILEKVFGSAIGGVVSTVGIGVVFVLATIITLLIVDKFKRRSLFMSGSIGMGACLLLVGLIYPAAQSNHAWATWAVFFFICLYVIFYAYSWAAVTWIVVGELFPSNVRGLATGIASTVNWFGNILVALFFPVLLQTVGLSVIFFGFAAICVLGFLFAKYVLYETKGKSLEEIETYLDNRSAGKVVGLD, from the coding sequence ATGAATAAAAAAATATCACCAGCATTAATTTACTTTTTTGGGGCTTTTGGAGGATTCATGTTTGGGTATGATATCGGAATAATTAATGGTGCTTTACCTGGAATTAAGACCACGTGGAATATCAATCCATGGTTAGAAGGATTAATTACTTCAGGACTGTTTGCAGGAGCTATGGTTGGTGCTTCACTAATGGCTACATTAGCAGATTGTTTTGGCCGTCGTAAAATGATTATGTGGAGTGCAATTGTATTTGCAATTGGTGCACTAGGCTCAGGTATTTCTGGCAGTACAAGCTTTTTGATTGTTTCACGTATTATTTTAGGGGTAGCCGTAGGTGGTGCTTCTGCTTTGGTTCCAATGTATATGGGAGAAATTAGTCCGGCTGAAACACGTGGAAAGTTATCTGGTTTAAATCAGTTAATGATAACTGTAGGTATGCTTATTGCATATGGTGTAAATTATGCATTTGTACATGTATTTGAAGGATGGCGTTGGATGCTTGGTGGTGCTATTGTACCAGCTATGGTATTGTTATTTGGAGCATTTTTGTTACCTGAATCTCCAAGATTCTTAGTTAGAATTGGGAAAAACGAATTGGCACGACAAGTGTTAAAAACATTACGTTCATCTGAAGAAGCAGAAAGTGAATATAAGTCAATTATTAATTCAAGTCATTCTGATTCAGGAACATTTAAGGATTTATTTGGTAAGAGAGCTTTACCTGCTGTAGTTGCAGGTTGTGGATTAACATTATTACAACAAATTCAAGGGGCAAATACAATCTTTTATTACTCATCACAAATTTTAGAGAAAGTTTTTGGTTCAGCAATTGGTGGAGTTGTTAGTACAGTTGGTATTGGTGTTGTGTTTGTGTTAGCAACTATTATAACTTTATTGATTGTAGATAAATTTAAACGTCGTAGCCTATTTATGTCAGGATCTATTGGAATGGGAGCATGTCTATTATTGGTTGGATTAATTTATCCTGCTGCTCAAAGTAATCATGCATGGGCAACTTGGGCTGTATTCTTCTTCATTTGCTTATATGTTATCTTTTATGCATACTCTTGGGCTGCTGTTACTTGGATTGTAGTTGGAGAATTGTTTCCAAGTAATGTCAGAGGACTTGCTACTGGTATTGCATCAACAGTCAACTGGTTTGGTAATATTTTAGTTGCTTTATTCTTCCCAGTATTACTTCAAACAGTAGGTTTATCTGTAATATTCTTTGGTTTTGCTGCAATTTGCGTTTTAGGATTTCTATTTGCAAAATATGTTCTTTATGAAACAAAGGGAAAATCATTGGAAGAAATTGAAACATATTTGGACAATCGTTCTGCTGGAAAAGTTGTTGGATTAGATTAA
- a CDS encoding L-ribulose-5-phosphate 4-epimerase encodes MLEKLKEKVYEANMELQRKGLVIYTWGNVSEIDRETGLVVIKPSGVDYDTMKPEDMVVVDLEGNIVEGEYKPSTDTPTHLVMYKTYLNIGGVVHTHSEWATTFAQGGMSIPAFGTTHADYFYGDIPCTRDLTDEEISGEYEKETGNVIVETIGDKDPLEIPAIIVKNHGPFAWGKDGNSAVYNAVVLDKVAEMAYKTMTLNKDVKPVKQYLLDKHYLRKHGANAYYGQK; translated from the coding sequence ATGTTAGAGAAATTAAAAGAAAAAGTTTATGAAGCTAATATGGAACTTCAAAGAAAGGGTCTTGTAATTTATACTTGGGGTAATGTTAGTGAAATTGATAGAGAAACTGGATTAGTAGTAATAAAACCAAGTGGTGTTGATTATGATACTATGAAACCAGAAGATATGGTAGTTGTAGATTTAGAAGGAAATATAGTAGAAGGAGAGTATAAACCTTCAACTGATACTCCAACTCATTTAGTTATGTATAAAACTTACCTTAATATTGGAGGTGTTGTTCATACACATTCAGAGTGGGCAACAACATTTGCTCAAGGAGGAATGTCTATACCAGCTTTTGGGACAACTCATGCAGATTATTTTTACGGCGACATTCCTTGTACTCGTGATTTAACAGATGAAGAAATTAGTGGAGAATATGAAAAAGAAACAGGAAATGTAATCGTTGAGACTATTGGAGATAAAGATCCACTAGAAATCCCTGCTATTATTGTTAAAAATCATGGCCCATTTGCGTGGGGCAAAGATGGTAATTCAGCAGTTTACAACGCAGTTGTCCTAGATAAAGTTGCTGAAATGGCATATAAAACAATGACATTAAACAAAGATGTAAAACCAGTTAAACAATATTTATTAGACAAGCATTACCTTAGGAAACATGGAGCTAATGCTTATTATGGGCAAAAATAA
- a CDS encoding GntR family transcriptional regulator codes for MKEAETKHEIIEKYYISLIEENKVSAGDQLPSENEIANLFNVSRHTVRQALTYLVQEGWIYKERGKGSFFSNKKSNETKKNVAVLTTYISDYIFPKIISGIEEELRRKGYNLLLFNSNNDIQNERKCFEDIINQDIAGLIVEPAQSTINNLHHDSIKKLEKNNIKYIAINANCDEENSAYIVVDDEQGGYKLTSYLLELGHRNIAALFKADDLQGEKRRRGYIKSLKEYNLSFNKNIVGEYITDNEEMYIDQFTKKILNLEERPTAIVCYNDKVALRVIDNCRKDNIRIPKDLSIVSFDDSSLAVSSDIKLTTIKHPKEDMGIRAAKCIIDMIEGRIDKPQYTYDAELIVRDSCSRV; via the coding sequence ATGAAAGAAGCTGAGACGAAGCATGAAATTATAGAAAAATACTACATCAGCCTAATAGAAGAAAACAAGGTTTCAGCAGGAGACCAATTACCTTCTGAAAATGAAATAGCCAACTTATTTAATGTAAGTAGACATACAGTAAGGCAAGCACTTACTTATTTGGTACAAGAAGGCTGGATATATAAAGAAAGAGGAAAAGGAAGCTTTTTCTCCAACAAGAAAAGCAATGAAACTAAGAAAAATGTTGCAGTTCTTACAACTTATATATCTGATTATATTTTTCCTAAAATTATATCAGGTATAGAGGAAGAACTAAGACGCAAGGGATATAACTTATTACTATTCAATAGTAATAATGACATTCAAAATGAAAGAAAATGTTTTGAAGATATTATAAATCAAGATATAGCAGGACTGATAGTTGAACCTGCGCAAAGTACGATAAACAACCTTCATCATGATAGTATTAAGAAATTAGAAAAGAACAATATAAAATACATTGCAATAAATGCTAACTGTGATGAAGAAAATTCTGCGTATATTGTAGTTGATGATGAACAAGGTGGGTATAAATTAACAAGTTATTTGTTAGAACTTGGTCATAGAAATATAGCTGCATTATTTAAAGCGGATGATTTACAAGGTGAAAAAAGAAGAAGAGGTTACATAAAGTCTCTTAAAGAATATAATTTAAGTTTTAACAAGAATATAGTAGGAGAATATATAACTGATAATGAAGAAATGTATATAGATCAGTTTACGAAAAAGATTTTAAATCTCGAAGAAAGACCAACTGCAATTGTTTGTTATAATGATAAGGTTGCTTTGAGAGTAATAGATAATTGTAGAAAAGATAATATAAGAATACCAAAAGATTTATCAATAGTAAGTTTTGATGATTCTAGTTTAGCGGTTTCATCAGATATTAAGCTTACAACAATAAAGCATCCAAAAGAGGACATGGGGATAAGGGCTGCTAAGTGTATTATAGATATGATTGAGGGAAGAATAGACAAGCCTCAATATACATATGATGCTGAACTTATTGTTAGGGATTCTTGTTCTAGAGTTTAA
- the araA gene encoding L-arabinose isomerase, which yields MLNVKNYEFWFVTGSQPLYGPEVIDQVSDNTKIIVEGLNTKNLPYKIVFKTVATDSSSIRKVCNDANNDENCAGIITWMHTFSPAKMWIHGLTELRKPLLHLHTQFNKEIPWGTIDMDFMNLNQAAHGDREFGYIGARLDIPRKIVVGHWTDASVADDIAKWMPSAVAVTEGRTIKVARFGDNMRDVAVTDGDRIEAEIKFGWTIDYYGVGDLVESIDKVTEDQISSLMSVYSDLYDIDPNAPVESIREQAKIEIGLKTFLDKGGYTAFTTNFQALHGMKQLPGLAVQHLMAEGYGFGAEGDWKTAALIRAMKIMANGKGTGLMEDYTYNLDSDNGLILGAHMLEVCPTLAGTKPVIEVHPLGIGDKEDPARLVFKGASGPAVAASLIDLGNRFRLIVNSVDAVEMKEDMPNLPVASVLWKPQPSLKEGAKAWILAGGAHHTSFSFALTEEQLVDWADMVGIECVLINNDTKLSTFKNELKFASVAWK from the coding sequence ATGTTAAATGTTAAAAATTACGAATTCTGGTTTGTTACAGGAAGTCAACCTCTATATGGCCCTGAAGTAATAGATCAAGTATCTGATAACACAAAAATAATTGTTGAAGGTTTAAATACTAAAAATCTACCTTATAAAATCGTTTTCAAAACAGTTGCTACTGATTCTTCTTCAATTAGAAAAGTATGTAATGATGCTAATAACGATGAAAACTGTGCTGGAATAATTACTTGGATGCATACTTTCTCACCAGCTAAGATGTGGATTCATGGATTAACTGAACTTAGAAAGCCATTACTTCATCTTCATACTCAATTTAACAAAGAAATTCCTTGGGGTACAATTGATATGGACTTCATGAACTTAAACCAAGCAGCTCACGGAGATAGAGAATTTGGATATATTGGAGCTAGACTTGATATACCTCGTAAAATAGTAGTTGGTCACTGGACAGATGCTTCTGTTGCTGATGATATAGCTAAATGGATGCCATCAGCTGTTGCTGTAACTGAAGGCCGTACAATAAAAGTTGCTCGTTTTGGCGATAATATGAGAGATGTTGCTGTAACTGATGGTGATAGAATTGAAGCTGAAATTAAATTTGGTTGGACTATTGATTATTACGGAGTTGGAGATTTAGTTGAGTCTATAGATAAAGTAACTGAAGATCAAATCAGCAGCCTTATGTCTGTATATTCTGATTTATATGATATAGATCCTAATGCACCTGTTGAATCAATTCGTGAACAAGCTAAAATTGAAATCGGTTTAAAAACTTTCTTAGATAAAGGTGGTTATACTGCTTTCACAACAAACTTCCAAGCATTACATGGAATGAAACAACTTCCTGGCCTTGCAGTTCAACATTTAATGGCTGAAGGATATGGTTTTGGTGCTGAAGGTGATTGGAAAACTGCTGCATTAATTAGAGCTATGAAAATTATGGCAAATGGTAAAGGTACAGGCTTAATGGAAGACTATACTTACAATCTTGATTCTGACAACGGATTGATTCTTGGAGCACATATGCTTGAAGTTTGTCCAACATTAGCTGGAACAAAACCAGTTATTGAAGTTCATCCTTTAGGAATTGGTGACAAAGAAGATCCTGCTCGTTTGGTATTTAAAGGAGCTTCTGGTCCTGCTGTTGCTGCATCATTAATAGATCTTGGTAATAGATTCCGTCTAATTGTTAATAGTGTTGATGCTGTTGAAATGAAAGAGGACATGCCTAATTTACCTGTAGCAAGTGTTCTTTGGAAACCACAACCTTCATTAAAAGAAGGTGCTAAAGCTTGGATTCTTGCTGGCGGTGCTCACCATACAAGTTTCTCATTTGCACTTACAGAAGAACAACTAGTAGACTGGGCTGATATGGTTGGTATTGAATGTGTACTAATAAATAATGATACTAAACTTTCAACTTTCAAGAATGAATTAAAATTTGCTAGTGTTGCTTGGAAATAG
- a CDS encoding xylulokinase produces the protein MIIKEKIVEEIQNGETSLGIEFGSTRIKAVLVGNDFSPLASGSFDWETSLEDGIWTYSLEEIWSGLQYCYQKLLADVKERYGITLSKIGSIGFSAMMHGYMAFDKQGNLLVPFRTWRNTMTEEAAKKLTELFQFNIPERWSIAHLYQAILKDEPHIEKLDFITTLAGYIHWQLTGEKVLGIGDASGMFPIDMKTHNYDVKMIDAFNNLPEVEKHSLNINKLLPKVLLAGENAGILTEEGAKKLDVSGNLQGGIPLCPPEGDAGTGMVATNSVAPRTGNISAGTSVFAMVVLEKPLNKVHTEIDMVTTPCGDLVGMAHANNGYSDVEAWVNIFQQFTEAINVNIPRNLLYMALYSQALLGDPDCGGVLAYNYFAGENITGVSEGRPLVVRKPKSNFNLPNLMRAHLFTSLGALKIGMDILLKDEGVKLDKLLGHGGLFKTPIVGQEAVAAAVNTPVSVMKTAGEGGAWGIALLASYLKNREASSTLAEFLSKKVFAGYVAEEVKPEQKDVDGFEQFMNRYKKGILIEQAAVDNLI, from the coding sequence TTGATTATAAAAGAGAAAATAGTGGAAGAAATTCAAAATGGTGAAACATCACTAGGAATAGAGTTTGGCTCTACTCGTATTAAAGCTGTTCTTGTTGGAAACGATTTTTCACCGCTGGCTAGTGGTAGCTTTGACTGGGAGACAAGCTTGGAAGATGGGATTTGGACCTATTCACTAGAAGAAATTTGGAGTGGGTTACAATACTGTTATCAAAAACTTTTGGCTGATGTAAAAGAACGATACGGAATAACACTTTCAAAGATTGGCTCAATTGGATTTTCAGCAATGATGCATGGATATATGGCATTTGATAAACAAGGAAACCTTCTTGTTCCTTTCAGAACTTGGCGTAATACCATGACAGAAGAAGCAGCGAAAAAGTTAACGGAATTATTTCAATTTAATATTCCTGAGAGATGGAGTATTGCTCATCTATATCAGGCTATTCTTAAAGATGAACCTCACATTGAAAAACTTGATTTTATAACTACTTTAGCTGGTTATATTCATTGGCAATTAACAGGTGAAAAGGTTTTAGGTATTGGGGATGCATCAGGAATGTTTCCAATTGATATGAAAACGCATAATTATGATGTGAAAATGATAGACGCATTTAATAATTTGCCAGAAGTAGAGAAACATTCATTAAATATAAACAAGCTTCTACCAAAGGTTTTACTAGCTGGAGAAAATGCTGGTATCTTAACTGAAGAAGGGGCAAAAAAGCTTGATGTGAGTGGAAATCTTCAAGGTGGGATTCCATTATGTCCACCTGAAGGAGATGCAGGCACAGGGATGGTTGCTACAAATTCAGTTGCACCACGTACAGGTAATATTTCGGCAGGTACATCAGTTTTTGCTATGGTAGTTCTTGAGAAGCCACTTAATAAAGTTCACACAGAGATTGATATGGTAACAACACCTTGTGGAGACCTAGTAGGGATGGCTCATGCAAATAATGGTTATTCTGATGTAGAAGCATGGGTTAATATCTTTCAGCAATTTACTGAAGCTATAAATGTTAATATTCCAAGAAATCTTCTTTATATGGCGCTTTATAGTCAAGCACTTTTAGGTGATCCTGATTGTGGAGGAGTTCTTGCATATAACTATTTTGCAGGCGAAAATATCACTGGTGTTTCGGAAGGTAGGCCTTTAGTTGTAAGAAAGCCAAAAAGTAATTTCAATCTACCAAACCTTATGAGAGCACATCTATTTACTTCTTTAGGTGCATTGAAAATTGGGATGGATATTCTCTTAAAGGATGAAGGCGTAAAACTTGATAAGTTACTTGGCCATGGTGGATTGTTTAAGACACCTATTGTTGGACAAGAAGCAGTTGCTGCTGCAGTAAATACACCAGTATCAGTTATGAAAACTGCAGGTGAAGGCGGCGCATGGGGAATTGCATTATTAGCTAGTTATTTGAAGAATAGAGAAGCTAGTTCTACATTAGCAGAATTTTTATCTAAAAAGGTTTTTGCAGGTTATGTAGCTGAAGAAGTAAAGCCTGAGCAAAAAGATGTTGATGGCTTTGAGCAATTTATGAATCGTTATAAAAAGGGAATTCTTATTGAACAGGCAGCAGTGGATAATTTAATTTAA
- the hydG gene encoding [FeFe] hydrogenase H-cluster radical SAM maturase HydG, translating into MYNVKSNVATEFISDEEILSTLEFAQKNKNNKKLINEILEKAKDCKGLSHKEAAVLLECDLEDETQKMYKLAKEIKQRFYGNRIVMFAPLYLSNYCVNGCTYCPYHHKNKHIRRKKLTQEEIKNEVIALQDLGHKRLALETGEDPVNNPIEYVLESIKTIYSIKHKNGAIRRVNVNIAATTVENYAKLKEAGIGTYILFQETYNKKAYEELHPTGPKHDYAYHTEAMDRAMDGGIDDVGMGVLFGLNLYKYDFVGLLMHAEHLEAAKGVGPHTISVPRIRPADDINPDEFTNAISDEIFQKIVAILRITVPYTGLIISTRESQKTREKVLELGVSQISGASCTSVGGYSEKEKEEDNSAQFDVNDDRTLDEIVNWLLEMGHIPSFCTACYREGRTGDRFMTLVKAGQIANCCQPNALMTLKEYLEDYASEDTKKKGEEVIRNEIPNIPNEKVRKVVLEHLEDLNEGKRDFRF; encoded by the coding sequence ATGTATAACGTAAAATCAAATGTAGCAACAGAATTCATTAGCGATGAGGAAATACTATCAACTCTTGAATTTGCCCAAAAGAACAAAAATAATAAAAAATTAATAAATGAAATTTTGGAAAAAGCTAAAGATTGCAAGGGTTTATCTCATAAGGAAGCGGCAGTATTACTAGAATGTGATTTAGAAGATGAAACTCAAAAGATGTATAAGCTTGCAAAGGAAATTAAGCAAAGATTTTATGGTAACAGAATAGTAATGTTTGCTCCATTATACCTTTCAAATTATTGTGTAAATGGATGCACATATTGTCCATATCATCACAAAAATAAGCATATAAGAAGAAAAAAACTTACACAAGAAGAAATTAAGAATGAAGTAATTGCGCTTCAAGATTTAGGACATAAGAGATTAGCATTAGAAACAGGTGAAGATCCTGTAAATAATCCAATTGAGTATGTACTTGAAAGTATAAAAACAATTTATAGCATAAAACATAAAAATGGTGCAATAAGAAGAGTTAATGTTAATATTGCAGCAACTACTGTAGAAAATTACGCAAAGCTTAAAGAAGCAGGAATAGGAACATATATATTATTCCAAGAAACTTATAATAAGAAAGCATACGAAGAACTTCACCCAACAGGACCAAAGCATGATTATGCTTATCATACTGAAGCTATGGATAGAGCTATGGATGGAGGAATTGATGATGTTGGAATGGGAGTATTATTTGGATTAAATTTATATAAATATGATTTTGTTGGATTACTTATGCATGCAGAACATTTAGAAGCAGCTAAGGGAGTTGGACCACATACAATAAGTGTTCCAAGAATAAGACCAGCAGATGATATCAATCCAGATGAGTTTACTAATGCAATTTCTGATGAGATTTTCCAAAAAATTGTTGCCATACTTAGAATTACAGTACCATACACAGGATTGATAATTTCTACAAGAGAATCACAAAAGACTAGAGAAAAAGTATTAGAACTTGGTGTTTCTCAAATTAGTGGAGCATCTTGTACAAGTGTTGGTGGATATTCAGAAAAAGAAAAGGAAGAAGACAATTCAGCTCAATTTGATGTTAATGATGATAGAACATTAGATGAAATTGTGAACTGGTTACTTGAAATGGGGCATATTCCAAGTTTCTGTACTGCATGTTATAGAGAAGGAAGAACAGGGGATAGATTTATGACTCTTGTTAAAGCAGGACAAATAGCTAATTGTTGTCAACCAAATGCACTTATGACGTTGAAAGAATATTTAGAAGATTATGCTTCAGAAGACACAAAGAAAAAAGGTGAAGAAGTTATAAGAAATGAAATTCCAAATATTCCGAATGAAAAAGTCAGAAAAGTTGTTTTAGAGCACCTTGAAGATTTAAATGAAGGAAAACGTGATTTTAGATTCTAA
- the fsa gene encoding fructose-6-phosphate aldolase — translation MKFFLDTANVEYIREANEMGVICGVTTNPSLVAKEGRDFNEVIKEITEIVDGPISGEVISEDAAGMIKEGREISAIHRNMIVKIPMTAEGLKAVKVLSKEGIKTNVTLIFSATQALLAANAGAAYVSPFLGRIDDISMDGMELVRTIAEIFAVHGIETEIIAASVRNPIHVIQAAQAGADIATVPYNLVMQMLKHPLTDQGLEKFKADWAAAFGK, via the coding sequence ATGAAATTTTTCTTAGATACAGCAAATGTTGAATACATCAGAGAGGCAAATGAAATGGGAGTGATATGTGGTGTTACTACTAATCCTTCATTAGTTGCTAAAGAGGGCAGAGATTTTAATGAAGTTATAAAAGAAATAACTGAAATAGTTGATGGGCCAATTAGTGGAGAAGTCATAAGCGAAGATGCAGCAGGCATGATAAAAGAAGGAAGAGAGATTTCTGCTATTCATAGAAATATGATTGTAAAGATTCCAATGACAGCTGAAGGACTTAAAGCAGTTAAGGTTTTGTCAAAAGAAGGAATTAAAACTAATGTTACTTTAATTTTTTCAGCTACTCAAGCTTTACTTGCAGCTAATGCAGGAGCCGCTTATGTAAGTCCATTCTTAGGAAGAATAGATGATATTTCAATGGATGGAATGGAATTAGTTAGAACAATTGCAGAAATATTCGCAGTACATGGTATAGAAACAGAAATTATTGCTGCCAGTGTAAGAAATCCTATTCATGTTATACAAGCAGCACAAGCAGGAGCTGATATAGCTACAGTTCCTTATAATTTAGTTATGCAAATGCTAAAACATCCATTGACTGATCAAGGTTTAGAAAAATTTAAAGCTGATTGGGCTGCTGCATTTGGAAAATAA